In Paracoccaceae bacterium Fryx2, a single genomic region encodes these proteins:
- a CDS encoding response regulator transcription factor, whose protein sequence is MRILLVEDNLALAEALATLLSAAGYAVDRVADGASAEALAAAETFDLVILDLNLPQMDGLSVLRAMRARADQAAVLILTARGAPEDRVRGLDLGADDYMIKPFDIGEFEARVRSLLRRQAGLRAASVSIGAVSFDLTSRQFAAGGQAMDLPARERALLELLFMRAGKVVAKEAIVQSLTALDDILSDNAIEQYASRLRRRLAPHGLHLRTARGIGYYLEKSEPG, encoded by the coding sequence ATGCGTATCCTGCTGGTCGAGGACAATCTGGCACTGGCCGAGGCGCTGGCCACGCTGCTGAGCGCGGCGGGCTATGCCGTGGACCGGGTGGCCGACGGCGCATCGGCCGAGGCGCTGGCGGCGGCCGAAACCTTCGATCTGGTGATCCTCGATCTGAACCTGCCCCAGATGGACGGGCTGTCGGTGCTGCGCGCCATGCGGGCGCGGGCCGATCAGGCGGCCGTGCTGATCCTGACCGCGCGCGGCGCGCCAGAGGACCGGGTGCGCGGGCTGGACCTTGGCGCCGACGACTACATGATCAAGCCCTTCGACATCGGCGAGTTCGAGGCGCGGGTGCGCTCGCTGCTGCGCCGTCAGGCGGGGCTGCGCGCGGCCTCGGTCAGCATCGGCGCCGTCAGCTTCGATCTGACCTCGCGCCAGTTCGCGGCGGGTGGTCAGGCGATGGACCTGCCCGCCCGCGAACGCGCGCTGCTGGAGCTGCTGTTCATGCGCGCGGGCAAGGTGGTGGCGAAAGAGGCCATCGTGCAGTCGCTGACTGCCCTTGACGACATCCTGTCCGACAACGCCATCGAGCAATATGCCAGTCGCCTGCGCCGCCGTCTGGCGCCGCACGGGCTGCACCTGCGCACCGCACGCGGCATCGGCTACTACCTTGAAAAGTCGGAACCCGGATGA
- a CDS encoding thioredoxin family protein — protein MHPMRIFFGPAARRLALSALLAPGALPARAELQLYMFEQVGCIYCEQWKREVGDAYPLTAEGRAAPLVPVNIRADLPAGLSVVSPPHFTPTFVLAQDGVELGRIEGYPGEAFFWGLLGQMIAAAPGATVTD, from the coding sequence ATGCACCCTATGCGAATCTTTTTCGGCCCCGCCGCGCGGCGTCTGGCCCTGTCGGCGCTTCTGGCGCCGGGCGCGCTGCCGGCGCGGGCCGAGTTGCAGCTCTACATGTTCGAACAGGTTGGCTGCATCTACTGCGAACAGTGGAAGCGCGAGGTGGGCGACGCCTATCCGCTGACCGCCGAGGGGCGGGCCGCGCCGCTGGTGCCGGTGAACATCCGGGCCGACCTGCCTGCGGGGCTGAGCGTGGTCAGCCCGCCGCATTTCACCCCGACCTTCGTGCTGGCACAGGACGGGGTGGAACTCGGGCGGATCGAGGGCTATCCGGGCGAGGCGTTCTTCTGGGGCCTGCTGGGCCAGATGATCGCCGCCGCGCCGGGCGCGACCGTCACGGATTGA
- a CDS encoding ABC transporter substrate-binding protein, translated as MRITGLLLAFCLAAQPAAAAVFRFDAAGAETAEVVIYSSLDERLAAPLIAGFQAENPGVAVVYEDLLTGEISARIVAETDAGGRTADFVFSSAMDLQVKLANDGYARAVVVPETAGWPRWANWRDTAYAMTYEPAVFVYHKPSFPDTPPATRIGLINYLRAAGPAMQGRIGTYDIERSAVGYLFLARDQEHFADIWSVVQAMGAAGVQQFATSQEILERVSDGRLVLGYNILGSYAADWARNNPNVGLLLPRDFTVVISRVGLVPRAAARPDLGARVLGFFMSRAGQTILAERLRLPAVSLEVSAEDSARSMEAALGAQLRPVAVSPGLLVYLDQAKRRRLIARWQAALAGE; from the coding sequence ATGAGGATCACGGGGTTACTGCTTGCCTTCTGTCTGGCCGCCCAACCGGCGGCGGCGGCGGTGTTCCGTTTTGACGCGGCGGGGGCCGAGACGGCCGAGGTGGTGATCTACTCGTCGCTTGACGAACGGCTGGCCGCGCCGCTGATCGCGGGCTTTCAGGCCGAGAATCCGGGCGTCGCGGTGGTCTATGAAGACCTGCTGACCGGCGAGATTTCGGCCCGGATCGTGGCCGAAACCGATGCGGGCGGGCGGACGGCGGATTTCGTGTTCTCGTCGGCGATGGATTTGCAGGTGAAACTGGCAAATGACGGCTATGCCCGCGCCGTGGTGGTGCCCGAAACGGCGGGCTGGCCGCGCTGGGCCAACTGGCGCGACACCGCCTATGCCATGACCTACGAGCCAGCGGTCTTCGTCTATCACAAGCCGAGCTTCCCCGACACGCCGCCCGCCACGAGGATCGGGCTGATCAACTACCTGCGTGCGGCAGGCCCCGCGATGCAGGGGCGCATCGGCACCTATGACATCGAGCGGTCGGCGGTGGGCTATCTGTTCCTTGCCCGCGATCAGGAACATTTTGCCGACATCTGGTCGGTGGTGCAGGCGATGGGGGCGGCGGGGGTGCAGCAGTTCGCCACCAGCCAGGAGATACTGGAGCGGGTATCGGACGGGCGGCTGGTGCTGGGTTACAACATTCTTGGTTCCTACGCCGCCGACTGGGCGCGGAACAACCCGAATGTCGGGCTGCTTCTGCCGCGCGATTTCACGGTGGTGATCTCGCGCGTCGGGCTGGTGCCACGGGCGGCGGCGCGGCCCGATCTGGGGGCGCGGGTGCTGGGGTTCTTCATGTCGCGGGCCGGGCAGACCATTCTGGCCGAACGCCTGCGCCTGCCCGCCGTCAGCCTCGAGGTCTCGGCCGAAGACTCGGCCCGCAGCATGGAGGCGGCGCTGGGGGCACAGTTGCGCCCGGTGGCGGTCAGCCCCGGCCTGCTGGTCTACCTCGATCAGGCCAAGCGGCGGCGGCTGATCGCGCGCTGGCAGGCGGCGCTGGCGGGCGAGTAG
- a CDS encoding sensor histidine kinase: MTGYSLRRRLLGWLLLSTAVLGMLALADTWREALRTATSVSDRVLAGSALAIAERVTVDEAGGLEADIPYSALEMLTSTAQDRVFYRVDGPPGQFLTGYDRLAVVPSPPGDPTPLAAIFADGVFAGDPIRIATLHRQASTGIASIPFTVTVAESTLARVALARAILWRSALRLAGMILGAGAIVWVAVTLALRPLDRMGAVIAERSPDDLRPIRQEAPSEVAGLVEAVNSFMGRLGTALAALRNFTGNASHQLRTPLAVVRTQLALASRAPTLAAGREATAKADAALAEAERILAQLLLLARVDAAAGLPVPDSIDPGALARQLTAERVPAAALAGVDLGYEGGPTPRIRAEPVLLSEALRNLLDNALTHAGRGAVVTVRVRAEPGSVCLSVEDDGPGLPEALRASVGRRFARGGTNAEGLGLGLAIVQEIAQLYQGTLALHPGPLGRGLVAELRFPAA, from the coding sequence ATGACCGGCTATTCGCTGCGCCGCCGCCTGCTGGGCTGGTTGTTGCTGTCCACCGCCGTGCTGGGGATGCTGGCGCTGGCCGACACCTGGCGCGAGGCGCTGCGCACCGCCACCTCGGTGTCGGACCGGGTGCTGGCCGGGTCGGCGCTGGCGATTGCCGAGCGGGTGACGGTGGACGAAGCCGGCGGGCTGGAGGCCGACATCCCCTATTCCGCGCTGGAAATGCTGACCTCGACGGCGCAGGACCGGGTGTTTTACCGCGTCGACGGCCCGCCGGGGCAGTTCCTGACCGGCTATGACCGGCTGGCCGTGGTGCCCTCGCCCCCCGGCGACCCGACGCCCCTTGCCGCGATCTTTGCCGACGGGGTCTTCGCGGGCGACCCGATCCGCATCGCCACGCTGCACCGGCAGGCTTCGACCGGCATCGCCTCGATCCCGTTCACGGTGACGGTGGCGGAATCGACGCTGGCGCGGGTGGCGCTGGCGCGGGCGATCCTGTGGCGCTCGGCGTTGCGGCTGGCGGGGATGATCCTGGGGGCGGGCGCCATCGTCTGGGTGGCGGTGACGCTGGCGCTGCGCCCGCTGGACCGGATGGGTGCCGTGATCGCAGAGCGTTCCCCCGACGACCTGCGCCCGATCCGGCAGGAGGCGCCGTCAGAGGTTGCGGGGCTGGTCGAGGCGGTGAACAGCTTCATGGGGCGGCTGGGCACGGCACTGGCGGCGCTGCGCAACTTCACCGGCAACGCCAGCCACCAGTTGCGCACGCCGCTGGCGGTGGTGCGGACCCAGCTTGCGCTGGCCTCGCGCGCGCCCACCCTCGCCGCCGGGCGCGAGGCCACCGCCAAGGCCGATGCCGCGCTGGCCGAGGCGGAGCGGATACTGGCGCAACTTCTGCTGCTGGCGCGGGTGGATGCGGCGGCGGGCCTGCCGGTGCCCGACTCCATCGACCCCGGCGCGCTGGCCCGTCAGCTTACGGCCGAGCGGGTGCCCGCCGCCGCGCTGGCGGGTGTCGATCTGGGATATGAAGGCGGGCCAACGCCGCGGATCCGCGCCGAGCCGGTGCTGCTGTCCGAGGCGCTGCGCAACCTGCTGGACAACGCGCTGACCCATGCCGGGCGCGGCGCGGTGGTCACGGTGCGGGTGCGCGCCGAGCCGGGCAGCGTGTGCCTGTCGGTTGAAGACGACGGCCCCGGCCTGCCCGAGGCGCTGCGCGCATCCGTGGGGCGCCGTTTCGCGCGCGGGGGCACCAATGCCGAGGGGCTGGGGCTCGGTCTGGCCATCGTACAGGAAATCGCCCAGCTTTATCAGGGAACTCTGGCGCTGCACCCCGGCCCGCTGGGGCGCGGGTTGGTGGCGGAACTGCGCTTTCCCGCCGCCTGA
- a CDS encoding class 1 fructose-bisphosphatase: MCRIAGISAEVAMRIARGGIDEDLSGAMGVNSDGDGQKALDVIADDAYRLALADTGVRYYASEEQETVVELNPAGTLALAIDPLDGSSNINANVSIGTIFAIYPVADGPESSFLRPGTELLAGGYVIYGPQVALVVTFGAGVLKYVLDPREQEWVLVERDIRVPDESTEFAINASNYRHWPSPIRAYVDDCVAGAEGPRGRNFNMRWVASLVAETHRILTRGGVFLYPRDNRKGYEHGRLRLVYECAPIAFVITQGGGGATDGTDPILKAVPEKLHGRTPFIFGSASKVARIAAYHDLPDHETSALFGKRGLFRS; the protein is encoded by the coding sequence ATGTGCCGGATTGCAGGCATTTCTGCAGAGGTCGCCATGCGTATCGCACGCGGCGGCATCGACGAGGACCTTTCGGGGGCCATGGGCGTCAACTCCGACGGCGACGGCCAGAAGGCGCTCGACGTGATCGCCGACGACGCCTACCGGCTGGCGCTGGCCGATACCGGTGTGCGCTACTACGCCTCGGAAGAACAGGAAACGGTTGTCGAACTGAACCCGGCGGGCACGCTGGCGCTGGCGATCGACCCGCTCGACGGGTCGTCCAACATCAACGCCAACGTGTCGATCGGCACGATCTTCGCAATCTACCCCGTGGCCGACGGCCCCGAGTCCAGCTTCCTGCGGCCCGGCACCGAATTGCTGGCGGGCGGCTATGTGATCTACGGGCCGCAGGTCGCGCTGGTGGTGACATTCGGCGCGGGGGTGCTGAAATACGTGCTCGACCCGCGCGAGCAGGAATGGGTGCTGGTGGAACGCGACATCAGGGTGCCGGACGAGTCGACTGAATTCGCCATCAACGCCTCGAACTACCGGCACTGGCCGTCGCCGATCCGCGCCTATGTCGATGATTGCGTGGCCGGGGCCGAAGGGCCGCGCGGGCGCAACTTCAACATGCGCTGGGTCGCCTCGCTGGTGGCCGAAACCCACCGCATCCTGACGCGCGGCGGCGTGTTCCTGTATCCGCGCGACAACCGCAAGGGGTATGAACACGGCCGCCTGCGGCTGGTCTACGAATGCGCGCCGATTGCCTTCGTCATCACCCAAGGCGGGGGCGGGGCGACCGACGGCACCGACCCGATCCTCAAGGCCGTGCCGGAAAAGCTGCACGGACGCACGCCCTTCATCTTCGGCTCTGCGTCGAAGGTTGCCCGCATCGCCGCCTATCACGATCTTCCCGACCACGAGACATCTGCCCTGTTCGGCAAACGTGGCCTGTTCCGGAGCTGA
- a CDS encoding metalloregulator ArsR/SmtB family transcription factor, producing the protein MAWDKAGTEDETRRRPSPDAMMGKADAASNFLKALAHEGRLMILFHLSSGRKSVTELETLLSSRQSAVSQQLARLRLEGLVSARREGQAIYYSILDPKVIRTIDLVADMFCEPGQDRAND; encoded by the coding sequence ATGGCCTGGGACAAAGCCGGGACGGAAGACGAGACCCGCCGCAGGCCCTCGCCCGACGCGATGATGGGCAAGGCCGATGCCGCGTCGAACTTCCTCAAGGCGCTGGCGCACGAGGGGCGGCTGATGATCCTGTTTCACCTGTCCTCGGGCCGCAAGAGCGTCACCGAGCTTGAAACCCTGCTGTCCTCGCGGCAGTCTGCGGTCAGCCAGCAACTGGCGCGGTTGCGGCTGGAAGGGCTGGTCAGTGCCCGGCGGGAAGGGCAGGCGATCTATTATTCGATCCTTGATCCGAAGGTGATCCGCACGATCGACCTGGTGGCCGACATGTTCTGCGAGCCGGGGCAAGACCGGGCGAACGACTGA
- a CDS encoding LysR family transcriptional regulator: protein MIRLDTLTLKQLRSLTAIAETGSLTAAAERLGLTPPAIHSQIKNLEAAFQRVLLQRSADSAGSGLTLDGLAVLTAARRIDVILSQCAEQIQALSEGKVGQVTLGVVSTARYFAPRLVRRLGEICPDIKITLRVGNRESVIDGLARHGVDLAIMGRPPRVPAVHATQLGPHPHGIVAPPDHPLASRRAVAASDLLAQTFLAREEGSGTRILMARYLDRLGDGQAVTLTEMGSNETIKQSVIAGLGIAFMSLHTVTDELAFGRLVQLDAPGLPVVRNWFLVQPADLTLGPAAQRLHREIVAMGGSYLPVV from the coding sequence ATGATCCGACTAGACACCCTGACCCTGAAACAGTTGCGCAGCCTGACGGCGATTGCCGAAACCGGTTCCCTTACGGCAGCGGCGGAACGGCTGGGGCTGACCCCGCCGGCAATCCATAGCCAGATCAAGAACTTGGAGGCTGCCTTTCAGCGCGTTCTGCTGCAGCGCAGCGCCGATTCAGCAGGCTCCGGCCTGACGCTGGACGGGCTGGCGGTGCTGACGGCAGCGCGGCGGATCGATGTCATTTTGTCGCAATGTGCCGAGCAGATCCAGGCGCTGTCAGAGGGCAAGGTGGGTCAGGTGACGCTGGGCGTGGTCTCGACCGCGCGCTATTTCGCGCCGCGCCTCGTGCGGAGGCTGGGCGAGATATGCCCCGACATCAAGATCACGCTGCGGGTCGGCAACCGGGAATCGGTGATCGACGGCCTGGCGCGCCATGGCGTCGATCTGGCGATCATGGGGCGGCCGCCGCGGGTGCCTGCGGTTCATGCCACCCAGCTTGGCCCCCACCCGCACGGCATCGTGGCGCCGCCCGACCACCCGCTGGCGTCACGGCGGGCCGTCGCCGCATCGGATCTGCTGGCGCAGACCTTCCTCGCGCGCGAGGAAGGTTCGGGCACGCGCATCCTGATGGCGCGCTATCTGGACCGGCTGGGGGATGGGCAGGCGGTGACCCTGACCGAGATGGGCTCGAACGAGACCATCAAGCAGTCGGTGATCGCGGGGCTCGGCATCGCCTTCATGTCGCTGCACACCGTCACCGACGAGCTGGCCTTCGGCCGCCTCGTGCAACTGGATGCGCCCGGCCTGCCGGTGGTGCGCAACTGGTTTCTGGTGCAGCCCGCCGACCTGACGCTTGGCCCCGCGGCACAGCGCCTGCACCGCGAGATCGTGGCGATGGGCGGCAGCTACCTGCCGGTGGTGTGA
- a CDS encoding tripartite tricarboxylate transporter substrate binding protein has protein sequence MRHFILAGLLASAVALPALAADYTIIAPAGPGGGWDQTARTMQEVLQAEGISSSVQVQNVPGAGGTVGLAQFASSAAGDPTQLIVGGYVMVGAILTNGSPVSLKDVTPIARLTGEYEAIVVPTASPIQTIGELVEALKADPGAVSWAGGSAGGADHITVGLLAKAAGVDPTKINYVAYSGGGEALAAILGNQVTAGVSSLGEFLPQVQAGTMRLLAVSSADRIEGVDAPTLAEAGFDVVLQNWRMVAAAPGLTDEQKAAIMADIEKMNASEGWTSALATKGWANTWLAGADFEAQLATDTAATEGILREIGLVK, from the coding sequence ATGAGACATTTCATTCTGGCGGGGCTGCTGGCCTCGGCCGTTGCACTGCCGGCCCTTGCGGCCGACTATACCATCATTGCCCCGGCAGGCCCCGGCGGCGGCTGGGACCAGACCGCCCGCACAATGCAGGAGGTGCTGCAGGCCGAAGGCATCTCCTCGTCGGTGCAGGTGCAGAACGTGCCGGGTGCCGGCGGCACCGTGGGCCTTGCGCAGTTCGCATCCTCGGCGGCGGGCGATCCGACGCAGCTGATCGTCGGCGGCTATGTCATGGTCGGTGCGATCCTGACCAACGGCTCGCCGGTGTCGCTGAAGGACGTGACGCCGATTGCCCGGCTGACCGGCGAATACGAGGCGATCGTGGTGCCCACCGCCTCGCCGATCCAGACCATCGGCGAACTGGTCGAGGCGCTGAAGGCCGATCCGGGTGCGGTGTCCTGGGCGGGCGGTTCGGCCGGGGGGGCCGACCACATCACCGTCGGGCTGCTTGCCAAGGCGGCGGGGGTTGACCCGACCAAGATCAACTACGTCGCCTACTCCGGCGGCGGCGAGGCGCTGGCGGCCATTCTGGGCAATCAGGTGACGGCGGGCGTCTCGAGCCTTGGCGAGTTTCTGCCGCAGGTGCAGGCCGGCACCATGCGCCTGCTGGCGGTATCGTCGGCTGACAGGATCGAGGGCGTCGATGCGCCGACCCTGGCGGAAGCGGGCTTTGACGTGGTGCTGCAGAACTGGCGCATGGTCGCCGCAGCACCGGGGCTGACCGATGAACAGAAGGCCGCCATCATGGCCGACATCGAGAAGATGAACGCCTCGGAAGGCTGGACCTCGGCGCTGGCGACCAAGGGCTGGGCCAACACCTGGCTGGCGGGCGCCGATTTCGAGGCGCAACTGGCGACCGACACCGCCGCGACCGAAGGCATCCTGCGGGAAATCGGTCTGGTGAAATGA
- a CDS encoding YeeE/YedE family protein, with the protein MDELPYGVLAAAVGLIGGLVLGLAARLGDFCTLGAIESAVYGADQRRVRLWGIVLGVAILGTWIGDATGLVDVGATFYHQIAWNPLASIAGGLLFGYGMALAGNCGFGALVRFGGGDLRSLVVVVVMGIFRFVALSGPLAPLRTALFVQQDAIGPQGMAHAFTAATGLPALAFAVPLALLLIGAALAHAPLRRSRRQIGWGVLAGLAVVWCLAGTTWVNGASLGAISVEGPSFTAPIGRTLIFLMTSTAGGITFSVGSVLGVMLGALAGSMIRGMFRWEACEDPRELGRQVSGAAMMGVGGVVALGCSVGQGVTAFATLAWSGPVTLVAIVAGAVIGLRQLIGGFQPE; encoded by the coding sequence ATGGACGAATTGCCATATGGGGTGCTGGCGGCGGCGGTCGGGCTGATCGGCGGGCTGGTGCTGGGGCTGGCGGCGCGCCTGGGCGATTTCTGCACGCTGGGCGCGATTGAAAGCGCGGTCTACGGCGCCGACCAGCGCCGGGTGCGGCTGTGGGGCATCGTGCTGGGTGTGGCGATTCTGGGCACCTGGATCGGGGATGCGACGGGGCTGGTCGATGTGGGCGCCACCTTCTACCACCAGATCGCGTGGAACCCGCTGGCCAGCATCGCGGGCGGGCTGCTGTTCGGCTATGGCATGGCGCTGGCGGGCAACTGCGGCTTCGGCGCGCTGGTGCGCTTTGGCGGCGGCGACCTGCGGTCGCTGGTGGTGGTGGTGGTGATGGGCATCTTCCGCTTTGTCGCGCTGTCGGGCCCGCTGGCGCCGCTGCGCACCGCGCTGTTCGTGCAGCAGGATGCCATCGGCCCGCAGGGCATGGCCCATGCCTTCACCGCCGCGACCGGTCTGCCCGCGCTGGCCTTCGCGGTGCCGCTGGCGCTGCTGCTGATCGGGGCGGCGCTGGCCCATGCGCCGCTGCGCCGGTCGCGGCGGCAGATCGGCTGGGGCGTGCTGGCGGGGCTGGCGGTGGTGTGGTGCCTTGCGGGCACCACCTGGGTGAACGGGGCGAGCCTCGGGGCGATCTCGGTCGAGGGCCCGTCCTTCACCGCGCCGATCGGGCGAACGCTGATCTTCCTGATGACCTCGACCGCCGGGGGCATCACCTTTTCGGTCGGTTCGGTGCTGGGGGTGATGCTGGGGGCGCTGGCGGGGTCGATGATCCGGGGGATGTTCCGCTGGGAAGCCTGCGAAGACCCGCGCGAACTGGGGCGGCAGGTTTCCGGGGCGGCGATGATGGGGGTGGGCGGCGTCGTGGCGCTGGGCTGTTCGGTCGGGCAGGGGGTCACGGCCTTTGCCACGCTGGCATGGTCCGGCCCGGTGACGCTGGTGGCGATTGTCGCGGGGGCGGTGATCGGGTTGCGGCAACTGATCGGCGGCTTCCAGCCGGAATGA
- a CDS encoding tripartite tricarboxylate transporter permease yields MSTFDFLLQGLTVATDPVILLYALIGVLLGTAVGVLPGIGPALTVALLLPVTYGLDPAGSLIMFAGIYYGGMYGGSTTSILLNTPGESASIVTALEGNKMARAGRGGPALATAAIGSFVAGLIATLLLAFLAPHVVKLALVFGPREYFALMVLAFVTVSSAFGDSTLRGLTSLFLGLALACIGIDSLTGQARLSFGVPQLLDGIEVTTLAVAMFAVGEALFVVAQGPGVDDKVLAVKGSIWMSRADWGRSWKPWLRGTAIGFPIGAMPAGGADIASFLSYATEKRASNHPEQFGHGAIEGVAGPEAANNAAAAGTLVPLLTLGLPTTATAAIMLAGFQQFGLQPGPLLFATNPTLVWGLIASLLIANVMLLVLNLPLIGLWVKLLTIPRPWLYAGILTFATLGTIGANPSSVELGMLLIFGVLGYMMRLYGYPIAPIVVGLILGPMAEQQLRRALAIAQGDVTTLVASPIAASMLALAALALIVPLVLRARGRGQVLRQIAGDED; encoded by the coding sequence ATGAGCACGTTCGACTTCCTGCTGCAGGGCCTGACGGTCGCGACCGACCCGGTGATCCTGCTTTATGCGCTGATCGGGGTTCTGCTGGGCACCGCTGTCGGCGTGCTGCCCGGCATCGGGCCCGCGCTGACGGTGGCGCTGCTGTTGCCGGTGACCTACGGGCTTGACCCGGCGGGGTCGCTGATCATGTTCGCGGGCATCTACTACGGCGGGATGTATGGCGGCTCGACCACCTCGATCCTGCTCAACACGCCGGGGGAAAGTGCCTCGATCGTCACCGCGCTGGAGGGCAACAAGATGGCCCGCGCCGGGCGCGGCGGGCCTGCACTGGCAACGGCGGCCATCGGGTCTTTCGTCGCGGGGCTGATCGCCACGCTGCTGCTGGCCTTTCTGGCGCCCCATGTCGTCAAGCTGGCGCTGGTGTTCGGGCCGCGCGAGTATTTCGCGCTGATGGTGCTGGCCTTCGTCACGGTGTCTTCGGCCTTCGGTGACAGCACCTTGCGCGGGCTGACCTCATTGTTTCTGGGGCTGGCGCTGGCCTGCATCGGCATCGACAGCCTGACCGGGCAGGCGCGCCTGTCGTTCGGCGTGCCGCAACTGCTGGACGGGATCGAGGTCACCACGCTGGCCGTCGCAATGTTCGCGGTGGGCGAGGCGCTGTTCGTCGTGGCGCAGGGGCCGGGGGTCGATGACAAGGTTCTGGCGGTGAAAGGCTCGATCTGGATGAGCCGGGCCGACTGGGGGCGGTCGTGGAAGCCCTGGCTGCGCGGCACCGCCATCGGCTTTCCCATCGGGGCGATGCCTGCTGGCGGCGCCGACATTGCCAGCTTCCTGTCCTATGCCACCGAAAAGCGGGCGTCGAACCACCCCGAGCAGTTTGGCCACGGCGCCATCGAGGGCGTCGCCGGGCCCGAGGCCGCAAACAACGCCGCTGCGGCCGGCACGCTGGTGCCGCTGCTGACGCTGGGCCTGCCCACCACGGCCACGGCGGCGATCATGCTCGCGGGGTTCCAGCAGTTCGGGCTGCAACCGGGACCGCTGCTGTTTGCCACCAACCCGACTCTGGTCTGGGGGCTGATTGCCAGCCTGCTGATCGCCAACGTGATGCTGCTGGTGCTGAACCTGCCGCTGATCGGGCTGTGGGTGAAGCTGTTGACCATCCCGCGCCCCTGGCTATACGCGGGCATCCTGACCTTTGCCACGCTGGGCACCATTGGCGCCAACCCGTCGTCGGTCGAACTGGGGATGCTGCTGATCTTCGGCGTGCTGGGCTACATGATGCGGCTTTACGGCTATCCCATCGCGCCGATCGTGGTGGGGCTGATCCTGGGGCCGATGGCCGAACAGCAGTTGCGCCGGGCGCTGGCCATCGCGCAGGGCGACGTGACGACGCTGGTCGCCTCGCCCATCGCGGCCTCGATGCTGGCGCTGGCGGCGCTGGCGCTGATCGTGCCGCTGGTGCTGCGTGCCCGGGGGCGGGGACAGGTGCTGCGCCAGATCGCGGGCGACGAGGACTGA
- a CDS encoding tripartite tricarboxylate transporter TctB family protein, translated as MKHLANKPTRRPDGAAFFIAVLLAALGALLLWEGARLPQAGGYAGVGPAGVPRAIGWCLLGLAGWTVAAGIRGDYEPRPPQQPAPVLWIVAGLGAQLILLKIAGFAIATGLLFAFTARAFGKRQLWFSIPVGIVISLGIYGVFDRLLKLNLPAGPLETLIYGG; from the coding sequence ATGAAACACCTCGCAAACAAGCCGACGCGCCGCCCCGATGGGGCGGCGTTCTTCATCGCGGTCCTGCTGGCCGCCCTTGGCGCGCTGCTGCTGTGGGAGGGGGCCAGACTGCCGCAGGCGGGCGGTTATGCCGGGGTCGGCCCGGCGGGTGTGCCACGCGCCATCGGCTGGTGCCTGCTGGGCCTTGCGGGCTGGACGGTGGCGGCAGGCATTCGCGGCGACTATGAACCGCGCCCGCCGCAGCAGCCCGCCCCGGTGCTGTGGATCGTGGCGGGGCTTGGCGCACAGCTGATCCTCTTGAAGATCGCGGGCTTCGCGATTGCCACCGGCCTGCTGTTCGCCTTTACCGCGCGCGCCTTCGGCAAGCGGCAGCTGTGGTTTTCGATCCCGGTGGGGATCGTGATCTCGCTCGGCATCTACGGCGTGTTCGACCGGCTGCTGAAGCTGAACCTGCCGGCGGGGCCGCTGGAAACCCTGATCTACGGGGGCTGA